The genome window ATTCCATTACGGACCACctggaaaagtttcaaataagGTTAATATATATGTAATATAGGTGGTATAAGTGACTTACATCCGTTCATACATCGGTATTTTACTTTCACGGAAGAAGTCCATTGTTGACCCGCTTTTTAAAACTCCGTATCTAATTTTCTGTTGGTTTGCTAAATCCTGTGTGCTTTCTGAAATGGTtcgattagaaaaaaaaacagacgtTTTGACAACTTGCCTATAGGAGTAGACATTCTTTCTACAGTTAAAAAAGCAGCTAATTGTGCTGTATAAGAAGATATTATAATTTGAGTAAACATCCACCAAACAACAGCAATTAATCTAGTTGCAGCAGCTCTTGGAATAACATCCGATCCCTGTTGCATAAGTGATCCCATTGTAAACCAGAATGAATTGAGCACTgtgaattggtttttttgattttttatgttttcaaagtCTCGTTCATCGATTCGCTCCAAATTGTACCTGAATTAAActcccattttttaaattgaaacaatcaAAACTCTACCATTCATACGGTGAAAACTTTGCCAGAATATGCATGGAATAAGAAACAATACAATAACTTATGAGAAGACTAATCCAAACTGTCAGTGAAAGAGGTTCGAGGAATGTCCAAAGTGAGCCTTTATCTGTTTCTTCTGATGTTCTTGCAAGaagaattgaaattccaaGATGCATAAATGGAAGTGTGAAGTCTATAAAAAATAGCGGTTTTCTTTCAGCAATCATTGCATCCTATTCTTACCAACAACTTCTGCTCGACTATAAGTAATTGTTACAGCAGATAACGAAAGATCAGCCTCATGTCGTTGCAATGCTCCAATAATTCCATTCCATCTTCCAGATTCAtcctgaatattttcaaattgatactAATTAGCATTCTTTGTCAAAAACCTCAATTCCATAAGTTCCATCTTGAACTTCAATAATTGTGTAGTTAAACTTGAGAACTTGTGTCATCTCATTGAGAAGATCTATACAAAAGCCTTCATATTGATTTTCTCCTGTCTTGATAACAAATGGTTCTTCCAGATATACAACAACTCGAAGGTGTAATCCCTCCAAGTCCTCTGAATCTGGATCAATGTCAAATTCCCATCGGTTAGCATATCGACTGTCAAAGTTCCAGCCACGTTTTTCAGACCAATTTCCAAGCTGAAATATAAGATATTTTAGTGATGTGTTTAGCCATGTTTGCAATTAAGTAATAgttttggctcttttttcacttttttttggaaaacagtATGTATGAGTATTTATTGTAAACTAAATTCCACATATTTACAGTCAGTAGAGATACACCTAATGTTCTTTGTTTTCCCATCTGAATGGAATGTTCTAGTTTTACTTTCACCCAAACACTTAAATTACATTCGTTGTGCTCTGCAGGAGCAGAAATGTCCAATGTGCGAAAAGTTGAAGGATTCCAGTAGTAAGTTTATTTGTATTTCAACTCTTTCTACTCTCAACGATCAGCCCTgtttgttttctctttttttttgattttcggcattCATTCATCAAGTATACATTCCCGAACTCTCAGATTTAATTTCATTGGTTTTCGGTCGGTATATGGGAAAACGTAGTTTGAGGTTATATTCTGTTAGATAGGTCAGCGAAAAGATTTATGTCGCCTATAAAGAAATGGTCCGTTTGTACATATTTGGCACATCAACTGAACAAAGAAACAATGACGTTTACATGTTTATGGATGACCACGTCATAAAACTAGAGATAATATCTGAATGAAGGAAAGTGTAGGTTTCCGAGGGCATATACAATGTTAAAGGATAAATAATGAAATTGTGTTTTGAATAGTAGTCTAACTCACGAAAATTCTCAAGAAAAATAGATCATAACAAAACGTTCTAATTAGAATTACGTTTTGGTAGATACATAAGTCTAGAGCTGTACAGATCAAGCTGGTTGTCAGAAATTCGattcattttcagtttaaactTAATTGTTCGATACACCTTCTGACCATCTTTCCATTCTGACTTGTAGCATTTAAAGATATGTTTCGATCATTGGAACAAATCAGAAGTTGTCATTGAAACCACAGAATGTTGGTGCTTGACAAAATGAAGAAGTCAAGAAAAGGAGGAACCGACAGTTTTATTTCCATATCAGGAAGTGATCGAAGGATATAAAATGGGATCGACTGAAGGCAGAAACAGGAAAGAAAACGGATTGGTACTACGATTTTAGATGGAAAAACCTCGAAGATGATACACATAAAACGGATAATAAAATATactgaaaagagaaaaatgagtTCAAGGCTACACAAACAACAccttttgtttcaaattttaccttATTTCATTTCTATGATAAGCTTAAAAAGATGAATGATGTCATTGAGGAAAGTGTTAAAATGAGACGAGAAAGATGTAAAGATAGATCTTCGTATTGATAGATACCGACAAAAGGTCAGACGTTTCATATTGATGATGGTTAGGGAAAAGGAAATGAAGAATAATgataaaatcatttaaaaaaagcaaaaggcCGGTAAATCGACTGAAAAACACtaggttttgaaaaagttgggaAAATTTTCCATGCAATAGTTCTAGAGTACTTTTTCGCAAGTCATTTCACTTGTTGGGAAAGGAGTTTTAATTTCGAATCGAGacaactaaaaaatattttttttaacttttgtattttgtagaGTGAAATATTTGATCACACTCCAAGAGTAGTTACTATTTCCGAGcctttcatttttcacgaaatCCAGATATTTGATATGTGACTTTCAACACAACAGTTCAGTTACAAGAAGACAGAATGAAAATCGAATCTGTaacggaattttaaaaaatcatgagAACCTCTGTCCGCGTTCTATCTCAATGACGTCTTTCTTAACTTCTGTTCCaatattctaaatttattCGTCACTACGGCTTCTTTATTgtgttgaaaaagtttcaaattcagcGATTTTCCATCGGAAAACTGGTCAACTTCAGCGAACACACTGTATCTCTCTATGTCTCCATACTGTCTCATCTATGATCTACGTGTGGGAGGAGCGAAAGGGCGGcacagagagagagatagagatagagagggagagagaaaTGACTATGAGCGTCGATTGTATAAAAGAAACTATTTCTGCTGGACATCCCTCATCAGTCGTCTTCTAATACTCTTTCTGATTCACTTAAAATGTGCCGTCTTGCCGTTTTTGCTCTTCTCGCCGTCGCCGCTGTGTCTGTCTACGGACAACCAGCCGGAGGTCAAGATGTTCCACCATTCCTTCGTAATGCCACTCCAGCTCAACTTCAGAGCTTCCAACAGCTCATTCAAGCCAACGGTCATTTGACTGAGACCGCTCTTGACGGAAAGGTCCAAGCCTGGGTTAACCAACAAGGAGGAAAGGTTGCTGCTGACTGGGCtgacttccaaaaattcatcaaGGGACAACAGGGACAAGCTGAGGCTGCTCATCAAGCCGCTGTTTCCAACTTCTCTCCAGCTGCCAAGAAAGTAAGATAATGTGGATAAACCAACTAGATTAAGCCATATATTACGTAAAAGTAAAATCAGATAAACTAGTCGGATTTGTACTAGCACTGCAAATACTACATCTACTAGTTTTCGGAATAAAACCAAAGTATCAATTTtaatcttttcaatttctttcagGCCGATGCTGACCTTACCGCCATCTCCAATGACAGCTCCCTCTCTGTTCAAGCCAAGGGACAAAAGATCCAAGCCTACCTCAACTCCCTCCCAGCTAACGTCAAGGCTGAGCTCGAGAAGGCCCAAGGACAATAAGTGCTGATCAACCAAAGAacctctcaatttttttttgtaaataccCTCACTCATTCTCTCGTTCTCATTCGATTGATTCCCTTTTTGCCCAAATGAGCTCTAATTCTAATAAAAATCGTGATgctcttcaaatttcaattgaaactaGCAAACATATAAAAACTAGAATATTCAGTATAGGCATGTGTATCTATGTTTAGATTGGATGTACACTTTTTATGAATGACTGAGCGGTAAAGTTGACACAAACCTGTTTGTTTGCGCATACTAGTACTTAGGATATTGTGTAGAAAAAGTGCTCaagttcagttttttgaacattgaaactgaaaatttttaaatcgtaGTAAACTGGACActgtcaaataaaaatatttcatggTATGAACAAAATAAAGCTTTTAGAGATAAAAAACACGGCTTCATAACtattgttttaaagttttcaaatgatcGATTCTACTTCCaaaaacatattattttcTCTACTCCGTGATATTCTCCATATGAAGAAAAGTACGAGAGACTATCACTTTAAGTTCAAGGTCTCACAATCTCTGATTTGTGATGAcccttttctcttcttttttcaatcaaacttAATTTGTTTCCCAATTGTGTTCCAGACTTTGTATTCAATGGATTCACTCGAAACACTTATTCAAAACCGGTTCAATTAGATTTTTCTTGATCTTCAACTTACTTTTACAAACTGTGAGTTGATTCGTCCGACGCCGTGATACATGATGTCGTCTCTCTCCCCATTGGATTTGAATTGTACGTCACCAGTTAATTGGTTTCGTAGTTTTAActgaatttgcaaaatttgaaaatttgagataaaGTGGagatgttcaaaaaatcaacagtttgGTTTGATTACATTATATCGGTTTTTGGTAaaagatatttgaattttgtataCATTCAAGCGTGTTGAAGATTTTGCAGAACAGGAAGATGAcactaatcaaaaaaaaatcattttttgtgcaaCTTCTGCTAGAttttattaacattttttataggCATACGCAAAGTCAtttggaaacatttaaaaatcctAATTACACATAGTGTTTCCATGAACCTAATAGGTCAAAACTTGCTTCCAGGAACTAAATAAGTTTCAAATCTGGTTCCTAcatattttcacttttatttattctaaataaaacgaaaattacGTTCTCATTCAGCGTGCGGCccttttcaattaaaaatgtgtCATGTCCGTTCCAAAAGATCACGCAATGTCCACTCAATTGCTTCTGTCAATGATCTTTCAACGCTTCTACACACCACTCACACAAATCCTCATCTTTGTAAACCAAGCGTATCGTTTTCGAACATttcaactacagtaatctatAATCTTTCTTTCTTATCCATCTCTACGTCTTCTAGTCTTTTCCCATTTTGCaattcaaaagaaataaaaaaaagagacaagTTTGAGGGATCAAGAGggaaaaaagtagaagaagaggaagacgGTGTACTGTGGTTTCTATGATGTCTAGTTGTTTGCGGATTTGAAAAAGGACTTGAAGGACACAAGAATAAAGAAGGAAATTGTTTGGTTCTATTATTCGAGAATTACCTTTCGAATTCCTTCATTCATTATTCGTCCATCTGACCAAATGTCATGAGAATCACACATTATGGATGATTGGCGGGGAGCATGTCCAAGCTGGAAATTATGAATTAGGTACTTAATGAAAATTGGctagttttgtgaaaaatactGATTTGCTTTATGTTAGGTTTAACATAAAACTGACTTCTCTCATTCTATATATTGACATTCCAACAACATAAACTGCTTCTGATGTGAGTGCCAATTGAGTCTGAAACATATAATGGCTCAAAAgtcacaatttcaaaatgctcaCTTTCATCATTGGATCATTCTTGACCAGTTGTAATCCAGTTATGTTACAGTGAAATGATGCTCCGTacatattattcaaaaaatcttccaaaagtgacaaatcctgaaaatttcagtaattttgaATGTGGTGAAACTTTTATTTACCGTATTTGtgaaaacatatgaaaatGGAGGCTCAGCCATATTGAGACCTCTAGCTTGTTGGAGAAGATTATAAAGAACTGTTATATTGTTGGAATGAATTATCTGAATTCAAAAGATGTGTgttattttctagaaaacgtTTGTAGAACTCACAATGTTAGTTTGTTTCAGCCTCGTCtttacatattttaaaaatggttcATAATCGTCAGTATTATTTGGAAGTCTTCTAATTTTGATGTGAATCCTTCTTCCACCTGTATCAACAATCTGTTTATATTGCATCAAAGGTGAAAGATCTTCTAAATCGGAACCATGCTGGTAGGCTAACAGAAATCCTGTCCATCGCATTGAATCAAGAAATTCGCTTGTTGCACGAGCACCTGCTCCACGAGATGGACCGAGCAGAGTGACAAAATCGGAGACAGAATCTCGAAGTGATGTTGATTGAAGTGATAGGCATGGAATCTGTAAATCGATATGTGTGATTATATTATTGATAAATGGAATACTTACATTGAAATAGTGGCACATAGATTTAATGAGCTGAGAGTCTTGTTCACTTTCTTCATTTGATAAAACAACTGCTACGATTCCTTGTTGCATTATTTCGCACACTGGAAAATTAGAATGggtacttttaaaataatataattttccaaagaacataactttttttaacttgTACATAAACTATGAACTTATagaattaaaagtttgaaactcaCTCCTCTCCTCATAATTATTATCATATCGAATCGGGGACACAATAGAAAACTTGATCTGAGTATGAGCTCCATGTTCTGTATTCCATCGATCTATTGCGTATCTCAGATGTTCGTAGGCAAATGACCCTCGATTTGCAATTGTACCTGGAAAACGGGGGATCAGTGATACAATGACCCATTCTCGAAACCTATATGAAATCGATCGTCTGCTGCGGAATTTGCAATGTAGAATATGAcaagaagaattgaaaatcCTCGAACTAAACGGCATTTTTCTTGCATGCTGTGTAAAAGTTTAGCTCAtctaaaatcataaaaattaattatacaAAAAGTGAGAAACGATGCGATGACGAATAGACAAAAATGTGAGGAAGGGATTGCAGCACAGAATTTTATATCAAAGAGTCtatcgaaaaaatgaagagagaaaaggaaaagaaagGAGAAAAGGAATGAACTCCCAAGGGAAGATCAGAAAGAGGAAAACGAAATAGAGAGGTTATGAGAGGAGTGAATTGCAGTTTGATTGCACCACAGATTTCATCTGATTTTCCGGAACTTTGGACTTCTTTTTTTGCCACATtatatgtaattttttcgtaaacgagtttgaactttttgccAGTTGctgtaaaaaaaagttacatgttaaaaaaaaaaggaaaacgagCTTAAGActcaactttctttttttctaaaatttgattttcagtagAACAGtaggaaatttagaaaatcaagaaaaccaAATTGAGCACGGATTCGGCGAACTGTCGAATTGTCAAAAATGTTACTCCTCGACTTCGTTCGatttcgaaacaaaatttcaaaaattaattcttcAATGTAATCTGGTAATTATTACAATTTAAAATGGATATgaagctttaaaaatcaatatttctgatttttaacaaGTAACTACCGTTTGTATAAAAGATTAATTGACTGAAAGgtttcaataaattgaaatgtgtGAATGAATTTAGAAGAACAACTGCAAAAAGCACTGGTTGAAGCTGTGCCTGTCTGGacctttttttgagaaaaataaggGAAATCCGGATTGGGAGAGAGAAGCAGTtggcttttttgttttgaaaactattaaaatttcacaGCTTTTCCCTATATTTTTCGGTTTCTTTGGAACTTAAATGCATGTTCTATTTTGGAGAAGAAACGTTGAAGTTCATGATGAAAGGATCAAAATATTAGAGATGatagaaaaaaaccgaaaaggGTCTTTCGTTCGGAgaataactaatttttgatgtcTATGATCACATTCAGAAGGGGGACAGAATGAGACTGTCTCAACTCTCTACTGAAAAGTGCACTATcatgacaaactttttttgaatggaaataaGGAAAAGGGACACAAAAAAGGATAGAGAGAGAAAATGGGCGGCTCCAACGAGCACAAAACgagaatgatgatgatgatgatgataggGGGCGGAAAAGAgactctgaaattgaattgtgTGTCGAACTGGTAAGAGTATATGTAGACAAGAGAAAACGACATGTGTCAgagtttcattcaaaaatctcagaGCTCTGAAGAAAAATCTTCTGGCGGCGacgctcaaaaatattcaagtgACGAAGGTCACTGGAGTTACGAATTAATTTAACTGGAAATAATATGAATTCAGGCGGTTCTTTGATTTTGTAGTGCAGACACAATCTAgaatattttatagttttttgttggagtCTGGACACAAATTATTGAAGTTGTATAGTTTAGAAGCTATCGTAAACTCCTAACCagtcagttttttaaaacagacaatttccattttttaggCATATTATTCTAAACCGATCGGTGTAAAATTTCGctcaaaaacctgaaaaggAAACATATGTAGAGTGTAAATGACAAGCTCTATTTGACAAACAAGTATATTAGGacattgatttcaaaaacagaaaatggaATGAACTTCACATTCATTTGTCTGCTAGATTCTGATGAAATCAATGGAAAACGTGAGCAAAGATCTGAAAGTGTCTATGGGGTTTCACTCGAATCATATTCAAACATCTTGTCAATCATTCCctggaaaatgtggaaaatagGAAGATGGAACATTTGACAAGAACCTAATAGAGGAAGGAACGAGTTTTCTCTAGATTTAAACGtttcttttcgaaatttacTCTATTTTATAGGgtagaacatttaaaaaaagtatgatactacaaaaaacaaattcgcAGC of Caenorhabditis elegans chromosome II contains these proteins:
- the glr-4 gene encoding GLutamate Receptor family (AMPA) (Product from WormBase gene class glr;~Confirmed by transcript evidence) translates to MQEKCRLVRGFSILLVIFYIANSAADDRFHIGTIANRGSFAYEHLRYAIDRWNTEHGAHTQIKFSIVSPIRYDNNYEERMCEIMQQGIVAVVLSNEESEQDSQLIKSMCHYFNIPCLSLQSTSLRDSVSDFVTLLGPSRGAGARATSEFLDSMRWTGFLLAYQHGSDLEDLSPLMQYKQIVDTGGRRIHIKIRRLPNNTDDYEPFLKYVKTRLKQTNIIIHSNNITVLYNLLQQARGLNMAEPPFSYVFTNTDLSLLEDFLNNMYGASFHCNITGLQLVKNDPMMKTQLALTSEAVYVVGMSIYRMRELGHAPRQSSIMCDSHDIWSDGRIMNEGIRKLKLRNQLTGDVQFKSNGERDDIMYHGVGRINSQFVKLGNWSEKRGWNFDSRYANRWEFDIDPDSEDLEGLHLRVVVYLEEPFVIKTGENQYEGFCIDLLNEMTQVLKFNYTIIEVQDGTYGIEDESGRWNGIIGALQRHEADLSLSAVTITYSRAEVVDFTLPFMHLGISILLARTSEETDKGSLWTFLEPLSLTVWISLLISYCIVSYSMHILAKFSPYEWYNLERIDERDFENIKNQKNQFTVLNSFWFTMGSLMQQGSDVIPRAAATRLIAVVWWMFTQIIISSYTAQLAAFLTVERMSTPIESTQDLANQQKIRYGVLKSGSTMDFFRESKIPMYERMWSVMESSSPGVFVNSSREGIARVKSGGYAYMMESSMLEYYLERDCELQSIGGLLDSKGYGIALPKGSPLRDILSRTVLQLQERTILEALKNKWWRDRREGPSCGPPPSEKATNSKPQNIFGIFYVLLTGLIVAFLLACGEYCIESRHEAFRLKLTIVGKFMDWYRGNSNDSKQRSKLRNMQLDTAGQEVSIFNNKIE
- the srlf-1 gene encoding SXP/RAL-2 family protein Ani s 5-like cation-binding domain-containing protein (Confirmed by transcript evidence) codes for the protein MCRLAVFALLAVAAVSVYGQPAGGQDVPPFLRNATPAQLQSFQQLIQANGHLTETALDGKVQAWVNQQGGKVAADWADFQKFIKGQQGQAEAAHQAAVSNFSPAAKKADADLTAISNDSSLSVQAKGQKIQAYLNSLPANVKAELEKAQGQ
- the glr-4 gene encoding GLutamate Receptor family (AMPA) (Product from WormBase gene class glr;~Confirmed by transcript evidence) gives rise to the protein MQEKCRLVRGFSILLVIFYIANSAADDRFHIGTIANRGSFAYEHLRYAIDRWNTEHGAHTQIKFSIVSPIRYDNNYEERMCEIMQQGIVAVVLSNEESEQDSQLIKSMCHYFNIPCLSLQSTSLRDSVSDFVTLLGPSRGAGARATSEFLDSMRWTGFLLAYQHGSDLEDLSPLMQYKQIVDTGGRRIHIKIRRLPNNTDDYEPFLKYVKTRLKQTNIIIHSNNITVLYNLLQQARGLNMAEPPFSYVFTNTDLSLLEDFLNNMYGASFHCNITGLQLVKNDPMMKTQLALTSEAVYVVGMSIYRMRELGHAPRQSSIMCDSHDIWSDGRIMNEGIRKLKLRNQLTGDVQFKSNGERDDIMYHGVGRINSQFVKLGNWSEKRGWNFDSRYANRWEFDIDPDSEDLEGLHLRVVVYLEEPFVIKTGENQYEGFCIDLLNEMTQVLKFNYTIIEVQDGTYGIEDESGRWNGIIGALQRHEADLSLSAVTITYSRAEVVDFTLPFMHLGISILLARTSEETDKGSLWTFLEPLSLTVWISLLISYCIVSYSMHILAKFSPYEWYNLERIDERDFENIKNQKNQFTVLNSFWFTMGSLMQQGSDVIPRAAATRLIAVVWWMFTQIIISSYTAQLAAFLTVERMSTPIESTQDLANQQKIRYGVLKSGSTMDFFRESKIPMYERMWSVMESSSPGVFVNSSREGIARVKSGGYAYMMESSMLEYYLERDCELQSIGGLLDSKGYGIALPKGSPLRDILSRTVLQLQERTILEALKNKWWRDRREGPSCGPPPSEKATNSKPQNIFGIFYVLLTGLIVAFLLACGEYCIESRHEAFRLKLTIVGKFMDWYRGNSNDSKQRSKLRNMQLDTAGQEVSISTRHDPPTPPQPALTSRPDPTRLSISSPAPTICVVSCDDGTPISRDRPPSISRAGLRRLSRMLPAATHEQLSRFRQGSMS